From a single Sorghum bicolor cultivar BTx623 chromosome 5, Sorghum_bicolor_NCBIv3, whole genome shotgun sequence genomic region:
- the LOC8082037 gene encoding spidroin-1 has translation MHGGGVDPATWRCMAEVADLDPVMIAGGTGPCRWTVVVVVEEEEGAIAMLRRATSVGAGYRWWVGGEAAGACTESLGSDSGDVGCDAAEIDRFFPPPVPAPAPAAGGGGGPDGGEANADADAGARAVEEAREEHRRLQDAAAAVAPEKRRRGGFPPAMPRATGSLVLRAERRGGRLILTEVRANEHERRVVFRADRDGGRLRLRFANDDADAAAPDGGGGGGPEEGGGGSAGAGAGAGGVADALAVQHGGGGGGGGAGELCQVAAAAGGRRGGVEVGAVMMGTI, from the exons atgcatggtggcggggtagACCCTGCCACGTGGCGCTGCATGGCCGAGGTGGCTGACCTGGACCCCGTCATGATCGCTGGCGG tacAGGGCCGTGCCGGTggacggtggtggtggtggtggaggaggaggagggtgcGATTGCGATGCTTCGGCGAGCGACGTCGGTTGGAGCCGGGTACCGATGGTGGGTCGGCGGGGAGGCCGCCGGCGCGTGCACTGAGAGCCTCGGCTCCGACAGCGGCGACGTCGGCTGCGACGCCGCCGAGATCGACCGCTTCTTCCCGCCGCCGgttccggctccggctccggctgctggtggtggtggtggtcccGACGGCGGCGAAGCCAacgccgatgccgatgccgGTGCCCGAGCGGTGGAGGAGGCGCGAGAAGAGCACCGTCGACTTCaggatgcggcggcggcggtggcaccGGAGAAGAGGCGGCGCGGGGGCTTTCCCCCGGCGATGCCGCGGGCGACGGGGTCACTGGTCCTGCGCGCGGAGCGCCGCGGGGGGCGGCTCATCCTCACCGAGGTGCGCGCCAACGAGCACGAGCGCCGCGTCGTGTTCCGCGCCGACCGCGACGGCGGACGCCTCCGCCTGCGCTTCGCCAACGACGACGCTGACGCTGCAGCcccggacggcggcggcggcggcgggcccgAGGAAGGTGGTGGTGGTAGCGCTGGCGCTGGCGCCGGCGCTGGTGGGGTGGCTGATGCGTTAGCTGTACAgcacggcggaggaggaggaggaggaggagcgggggaGCTGTGCCAGGTGGCCGCGGCCGCCGGCGGCCGGAGAGGCGGCGTGGAGGTTGGCGCGGTCATGATGGGGACGATCTGA
- the LOC8068348 gene encoding glutathione synthetase, chloroplastic, which translates to MSSPCVSHHHQVRLRAGGRLPAPAAASFAPPAALRGRRRVARAAMSAEARPGVAPAEEGAATPGQQQALLAEMVENAAVWCAVHGLVVGDRANQRSGTVPGVGLVHAPFSLLPARFPASFWKQACELAPIFNELVDRVSLDGEFLQAALSRTKQVDEFTARLLQIHEKMMPINKKEDIRLGLHRSDYMLDSETNSLLQIELNTISSSFPGLGSLVSELHRTLLNQYGKILGLDPKRIPQNWAATQFAEALGKAWAEYNNDSAVVLMVVQPEERNMYDQYWLVNHLKESYGVATIRKTLAQVEAEGQVLTDGTLVIDGRTVAVVYFRAGYAPTDYPSEVEWRARLLMEQSSAIKCPSISYHLVGTKKIQQELAKPNVLERFLDNKEDIAKLRKSFAGLWSLDNEEIVKSAIEKPDLFVLKPQREGGGNNIYGHDLRDTLIKLQKEQGESLAAYILMQRIFPKASLTPLVRGGDWFEDLTISELGIYGAYLRNKDKVILNNQSGYLMRTKVSSSNEGGVAAGFAVLDSVLLTDE; encoded by the exons ATGTCCTCCCCCTGCGTCTCGCACCACCACCAGGTCCGCCTCCGCGCCGGCGGCCGCCTCCCAGCCCCAGCCGCGGCCTCGTTCGCGCCGCCCGCCGCGCTACGCGGGCGGCGCCGGGTGGCACGCGCCGCGATGAGCGCCGAGGCGCGCCCGGGCGTCGCGCCGGCGGAGGAGGGGGCCGCGACGCCGGGGCAGCAGCAGGCCCTGCTGGCGGAGATGGTGGAGAATGCCGCCGTGTGGTGCGCCGTCCACGGGCTTGTCGTCGGAGATCGCGCCAATCAG AGATCAGGAACGGTCCCTGGGGTTGGCCTGGTTCACGCTCCATTCTCACTGCTTCCAGCGCGTTTTCCAGCATCGTTCTGGAAGCAAGCATGCGAGCTGGCTCCTATCTTCAATGAGCTCGTGGATCGTGTCAGCTTGGATGGGGAGTTCCTGCAAGCTGCTTTGTCTAG AACAAAGCAGGTTGATGAATTTACCGCAAGGCTGCTACAAATTCATGAGAAGATGATGCCAATAAATAAGAAAGAG GATATACGCTTAGGATTGCACCGATCGGATTATATGCTGGATTCTGAAACCAATTCACTACTTCAAATTGAGCTCAACACTATTTCATCATCCTTTCCTGGCCTTGGCTCCCTTGTCAGTGAACTTCACAG GACCTTACTGAACCAGTATGGAAAAATATTAGGCCTAGATCCTAAAAGGATTCCACAGAATTGGGCAGCCACTCAATTTGCTGAAGCACTGGGCAAAGCATGGGCTGAGTATAACAATGACAG TGCTGTTGTTTTGATGGTTGTTCAACCTGAAGAAAGGAATATGTACGACCAGTACTGGCTTGTCAATCATCTGAAGGAATC ATATGGTGTGGCAACTATAAGGAAAACATTGGCACAAGTAGAGGCTGAAGGGCAGGTTCTTACAGATGGAACACTTGTgat AGATGGTCGGACAGTGGCTGTTGTGTATTTCAGAGCTGGGTATGCACCGACTGATTACCCTTCAGAAGTG GAGTGGAGAGCGAGGCTTCTGATGGAACAATCATCTGCAATAAAGTGCCCTTCGATATCCTACCATTTAGTAGGAACAAAAAAGATCCAGCAAGAACTAGCAAAACCTAATGTTCTTGAAAG ATTTCTTGACAACAAGGAGGACATTGCCAAACTACGCAAGAGTTTTGCAGGGTTATGGAGCTTGGATAATGAAGAGATTGTGAAATCTGCAATAGAGAAACCTGATCTGTTTGTCTTGAAGCCTcagcgagaaggcggag GGAACAACATATATGGTCATGATTTGCGAGACACGCTGATCAAACTCCAGAAGGAACAGGGGGAGTCACTTGCAGCGTACATACTGATGCAGAGGATTTTTCCAAAAGCCTCTCTTACTCCTCTAGTTAGAGGTGGTGATTGGTTTGAGGACCTTACAATCTCGGAGCTAGGAATATATGGAGCCTACTTGCG GAACAAAGATAAGGTGATCTTGAATAATCAGTCTGGCTACTTGATGCGCACCAAAGTTTCTTCTTCAAATGAGGGTGGCGTTGCTGCAGGGTTTGCTGTGTTGGACAGTGTTCTCCTCACTGATGAG TGA
- the LOC110435246 gene encoding uncharacterized protein LOC110435246 produces the protein MERGQVPDNSDAFLNKDVDQQAATVGMLEHLSAPVVEAMQSPVAADDSNITNNTDVELQLGALLDNILHFARPLEKVTMEAIQDLIEHGEQGAPAQKKDAIHRDLIGTPGTPGLVA, from the exons ATGGAAAGAGGTCAGGTCCCAGACAACAGCGACGCCTTCCTCAACAAGGACGTTGATCAGCAGGCTGCAACTGTGGGGATGCTGGAGCACCTGTCTGCTCCTGTGGTGGAGGCGATGCAGAGCCCGGTGGCCGCGGACGACAGCAACATCACCAACAACACTGACGTGGAACTGCAACTGGGAGCACTCCTCGACAACATTCTG CATTTCGCAAGGCCGTTGGAGAAGGTCACCATGGAGGCCATTCAGGACCTCATCGAGCACGGCGAGCAGGGTGCCCCAGCCCAGAAGAAGGATGCCATCCACAGAGACCTCATCGGCACCCCCGGCACCCCAGGTCTGGTGGCCTAA